From a region of the Ostrinia nubilalis chromosome 18, ilOstNubi1.1, whole genome shotgun sequence genome:
- the LOC135080682 gene encoding large ribosomal subunit protein uL11m codes for MSKSVARLKSMKKVADKVDHSSKLRTHIPAGMAAAGPPLGPMLGQRNINIAAFCKDFNERTANIKPGIPLPTRVKVNSDRSYQLTIHQPPASYFLLQAAGINRGAMEPVKEICGKITLKHLYEIAKIKSQDPPLEWKSLEEICTMLIASARTCGIEIVKELDAKEYGEFLEERKKIVEEQKKMLQEKREAKMLRTA; via the exons ATGTCTAAATCAGTGGCTCGACTTAAATCTATGAAAAAAGTAGCAGATAAGGTAGACCATTCGTCCAAACTACGAACTCATATTCCAGCAGGAATGGCTGCTGCTGGTCCTCCTTTGGGTCCAATGCTGGGACAG AGGAATATCAACATCGCTGCGTTTTGCAAAGACTTCAACGAGCGTACAGCCAACATCAAGCCTGGCATACCATTACCAACAAGAGTGAAAGTTAACTCGGACAGATCCTATCAGCTCACTATTCATCAACCTCCAGCTTCATACTTCCTACTGCAGGCCGCTGGAATTAATAGAGGAGCTATGGAGCCTG TGAAAGAAATATGTGGCAAAATAACCCTGAAACATCTGTATGAAATAGCCAAAATCAAGTCACAAGATCCACCCCTTGAATGGAAATCTTTAGAAGAAATCTGCACTATGCTGATAGCATCAGCCAGGACCTGTGGTATTGAAATAGTGAAGGAGTTAGATGCAAAG GAATATGGAGAATTCTTAGAAGAAAGGAAGAAGATAGTGGAGGAACAGAAAAAAATGCTGCAAGAAAAACGAGAAGCCAAAATGTTAAGAACTGCATAG
- the LOC135080678 gene encoding N-terminal kinase-like protein isoform X2: MWSFFSRDPAKDFAFDIGEPVRGLEDRSVWSMHKGKKRSTQEEVSIFLFDVQKSSETQFDIAKASLKKLKTMRHPSLLHYLDSVESEKFLYVATEYVEPLATHIEDMKLQGQQRELFLAWGIFQITRALSFLNNDGNMRHNNVCLYSVFVTLAGEWKLGGFEYLTSQGQEGSNPIPLKIMPSLEIYDPPEKKDPTKLKAITKCSSDMWGLGCLIWEAFNGPLKNQPALKTVDNIPKQLGTLYCELVSANPASRPNPADIITRCRKMGGYFKNDLIDSMLFLEEIQIKDKAEKGKFFSTLTSQLDNFPEAVCVHKILPSLLTAFNYGDAGSAVLAPMFKLGKLLDDADYQKQIVPCVIKLFASNDRTTRSRLLQQLDQFIMHLQNSTVNDQIFPQVVHGFLDTNPIIREQTVKSIVHLAPKLNYNNLNVEVLKHFARLQAKDDQGGIRTNTTVCLGKVATHLHPQIRQKVLVSAFVRATRDAFPPARQAGVLALAATQQYFLLVEVANRVLPALCPLTNDPEKQVRDAAFRTIKGFLGKLEKVSDDPSLKEGMEADVHTATPSLGNAAATWAGWAVTAVTAKFYRSHSDTARVSHSVKSALSKPGSLEQPSSSSLSTTTSSVTSMTSLERSESASDYDPEHWDMTQWGDIDSSAATCASVKSEPSSVSAHQHTTLAALCEDEWGNDEWGTLQEQPTAEEELASPSETWSNTQWTDPALNNANATYVRGARAEHRPAAHQNSGDSLGGWEDGEFEPIEENVDENNASKMDEMRRKREERKLQRQREMEARRSARAQGPMKLGSKLSGPAPPF, from the exons ATGTGGTCGTTTTTCTCAAGAGATCCTGCAAAGGACTTCGCTTTCGACATCGGAGAACCTGTACGTGGCTTAGAAGATAGATCAGTATGGTCAATGCACAAGGGTAAAAAGAGAAGCACTCAGGAGGAGGTGTCAATATTCTTGTTCGATGTTCAGAAAAGTTCGGAGACGCAATTTGACATAGCTAAGGCCTCTCTTAAAAAACTAAAGACTATGAGACACCCTAGCCTTTTACATTATTTAGATAGTGTTGAATCTGAGAAATTTTTATATGTAGCTACAGAATATGTAGAGCCTTTAGCCACTCATATAGAGGATATGAAATTACAAGGCCAACAAAGAGAGTTATTCCTAGCGTGGGGTATTTTTCAAATTACT AGAGCATTGTCATTTCTCAACAATGATGGCAACATGAGGCACAACAATGTATGCTTATACTCAGTGTTCGTCACACTGGCCGGTGAGTGGAAATTAGGGGGCTTTGAGTATCTGACGTCACAGGGCCAGGAAGGCTCCAATCCGATACCGTTAAAAATAATGCCATCTCTAGAAATATATGATCCTCCAGAGAAGAAGGATCCAACCAAATTGAAGGCAATCACTAAGTG TTCTTCAGACATGTGGGGCTTAGGGTGCCTAATATGGGAAGCCTTCAATGGTCCATTAAAGAATCAACCAGCGCTCAAGACTGTTGATAACATCCCCAAACAGCTAGGCACATTGTACTGCGAGCTAGTCAGTGCTAACCCAGCCTCTAGACCGAATCCAGCTGACATTATTACCAG ATGTCGCAAAATGGGAGGCTATTTCAAAAATGACTTGATTGATTCAATGCTGTTCTTAGAAGAAATTCAAATCAAAGATAAGGCAGAGAAAGGGAAATTCTTTTCAACTTTAACATCCCAATTGGATAATTTCCCAGAGGCTGTGTGTGTACACAAAATCTTGCCATCTTTGTTGACAGCATTCAACTATGGGGATGCTGGTTCGGCTGTTTTGGCGCCTATGTTTAAG ttaGGAAAACTGCTAGACGACGCTGACTATCAGAAACAAATTGTGCCATGCGTAATTAAGCTGTTCGCGTCCAACGACAGGACGACGAGGTCGCGACTGTTACAGCAGCTAGACCAGTTTATAATGCACCTTCAGAATTCCACT GTAAACGACCAAATATTCCCGCAAGTGGTGCACGGTTTCCTAGACACGAACCCGATCATCCGCGAGCAAACTGTCAAGTCGATAGTGCACCTCGCGCCGAAACTAAACTACAACAACCTTAACGTAGAGGTGCTGAAACACTTCGCGAGGTTACAGGCAAAGGACGACCAAGGAGGCATAAG AACCAACACGACAGTCTGCCTGGGCAAGGTGGCAACTCACCTCCATCCGCAGATCCGGCAAAAGGTTCTAGTTTCGGCCTTCGTGAGGGCAACACGGGATGCCTTCCCTCCCGCTAGACAG gCAGGAGTTCTCGCCCTAGCGGCCACCCAACAATATTTCTTGCTGGTGGAAGTCGCCAATAGGGTCCTGCCCGCCTTATGTCCGCTCACTAATGACCCCGAGAAACAG GTACGCGACGCAGCATTTAGGACTATAAAGGGCTTCCTTGGCAAATTAGAAAAGGTGTCAGACGATCCAAGCTTGAAAGAAGGAATGG AAGCGGACGTGCACACGGCGACGCCATCGCTCGGAAACGCGGCCGCTACGTGGGCCGGCTGGGCCGTCACCGCCGTCACGGCCAAGTTCTACCGTTCACACTCGGATACGGCGCGAGTCTCGCACTCCGTTAAATCGGCGCTGTCTAAACCCGGCTCGCTCG AGCAACCGTCGTCAAGCAGCCTCTCGACCACGACGTCATCGGTGACTTCCATGACGTCACTGGAGCGCAGCGAGTCCGCGTCAGACTACGATCCGGAACACTGGGACATGACGCAGTGGGGAGACATAGACTCCAGCGCTG CAACGTGCGCGAGCGTAAAGTCTGAGCCTAGCAGCGTCAGCGCGCATCAACACACGACTTTGGCCGCTCTCTGCGAAGACGAGTGGGGGAACGACGAGTGGGGCACGCTGCAGGAACAACCG ACCGCCGAAGAGGAACTGGCTAGTCCGTCTGAAACGTGGAGCAACACGCAATGGACCGACCCTGCGCTCAACAATGCAAACGCGACATACGTGCGGGGCGCGCGCGCCGAGCACCGGCCCGCCGCGCACCAGAATAGCGGCGACTCGCTCGGCGGCTGGGAGGACGGCGAGTTCGAGCCCATTGAGGAGAACGTGGACG AGAACAACGCGTCTAAAATGGACGAGATGCGGCGCAAGCGCGAAGAACGCAAGCTGCAACGGCAGCGTGAGATGGAGGCGCGACGCTCGGCGCGCGCACAGGGGCCCATGAAGCTTGGCAGCAAGCTGTCCGGGCCCGCGCCGCCCTTCTAG
- the LOC135080678 gene encoding N-terminal kinase-like protein isoform X1, with the protein MWSFFSRDPAKDFAFDIGEPVRGLEDRSVWSMHKGKKRSTQEEVSIFLFDVQKSSETQFDIAKASLKKLKTMRHPSLLHYLDSVESEKFLYVATEYVEPLATHIEDMKLQGQQRELFLAWGIFQITRALSFLNNDGNMRHNNVCLYSVFVTLAGEWKLGGFEYLTSQGQEGSNPIPLKIMPSLEIYDPPEKKDPTKLKAITKCSSDMWGLGCLIWEAFNGPLKNQPALKTVDNIPKQLGTLYCELVSANPASRPNPADIITRCRKMGGYFKNDLIDSMLFLEEIQIKDKAEKGKFFSTLTSQLDNFPEAVCVHKILPSLLTAFNYGDAGSAVLAPMFKLGKLLDDADYQKQIVPCVIKLFASNDRTTRSRLLQQLDQFIMHLQNSTVNDQIFPQVVHGFLDTNPIIREQTVKSIVHLAPKLNYNNLNVEVLKHFARLQAKDDQGGIRTNTTVCLGKVATHLHPQIRQKVLVSAFVRATRDAFPPARQAGVLALAATQQYFLLVEVANRVLPALCPLTNDPEKQVRDAAFRTIKGFLGKLEKVSDDPSLKEGMEADVHTATPSLGNAAATWAGWAVTAVTAKFYRSHSDTARVSHSVKSALSKPGSLVSPAEQPSSSSLSTTTSSVTSMTSLERSESASDYDPEHWDMTQWGDIDSSAATCASVKSEPSSVSAHQHTTLAALCEDEWGNDEWGTLQEQPTAEEELASPSETWSNTQWTDPALNNANATYVRGARAEHRPAAHQNSGDSLGGWEDGEFEPIEENVDENNASKMDEMRRKREERKLQRQREMEARRSARAQGPMKLGSKLSGPAPPF; encoded by the exons ATGTGGTCGTTTTTCTCAAGAGATCCTGCAAAGGACTTCGCTTTCGACATCGGAGAACCTGTACGTGGCTTAGAAGATAGATCAGTATGGTCAATGCACAAGGGTAAAAAGAGAAGCACTCAGGAGGAGGTGTCAATATTCTTGTTCGATGTTCAGAAAAGTTCGGAGACGCAATTTGACATAGCTAAGGCCTCTCTTAAAAAACTAAAGACTATGAGACACCCTAGCCTTTTACATTATTTAGATAGTGTTGAATCTGAGAAATTTTTATATGTAGCTACAGAATATGTAGAGCCTTTAGCCACTCATATAGAGGATATGAAATTACAAGGCCAACAAAGAGAGTTATTCCTAGCGTGGGGTATTTTTCAAATTACT AGAGCATTGTCATTTCTCAACAATGATGGCAACATGAGGCACAACAATGTATGCTTATACTCAGTGTTCGTCACACTGGCCGGTGAGTGGAAATTAGGGGGCTTTGAGTATCTGACGTCACAGGGCCAGGAAGGCTCCAATCCGATACCGTTAAAAATAATGCCATCTCTAGAAATATATGATCCTCCAGAGAAGAAGGATCCAACCAAATTGAAGGCAATCACTAAGTG TTCTTCAGACATGTGGGGCTTAGGGTGCCTAATATGGGAAGCCTTCAATGGTCCATTAAAGAATCAACCAGCGCTCAAGACTGTTGATAACATCCCCAAACAGCTAGGCACATTGTACTGCGAGCTAGTCAGTGCTAACCCAGCCTCTAGACCGAATCCAGCTGACATTATTACCAG ATGTCGCAAAATGGGAGGCTATTTCAAAAATGACTTGATTGATTCAATGCTGTTCTTAGAAGAAATTCAAATCAAAGATAAGGCAGAGAAAGGGAAATTCTTTTCAACTTTAACATCCCAATTGGATAATTTCCCAGAGGCTGTGTGTGTACACAAAATCTTGCCATCTTTGTTGACAGCATTCAACTATGGGGATGCTGGTTCGGCTGTTTTGGCGCCTATGTTTAAG ttaGGAAAACTGCTAGACGACGCTGACTATCAGAAACAAATTGTGCCATGCGTAATTAAGCTGTTCGCGTCCAACGACAGGACGACGAGGTCGCGACTGTTACAGCAGCTAGACCAGTTTATAATGCACCTTCAGAATTCCACT GTAAACGACCAAATATTCCCGCAAGTGGTGCACGGTTTCCTAGACACGAACCCGATCATCCGCGAGCAAACTGTCAAGTCGATAGTGCACCTCGCGCCGAAACTAAACTACAACAACCTTAACGTAGAGGTGCTGAAACACTTCGCGAGGTTACAGGCAAAGGACGACCAAGGAGGCATAAG AACCAACACGACAGTCTGCCTGGGCAAGGTGGCAACTCACCTCCATCCGCAGATCCGGCAAAAGGTTCTAGTTTCGGCCTTCGTGAGGGCAACACGGGATGCCTTCCCTCCCGCTAGACAG gCAGGAGTTCTCGCCCTAGCGGCCACCCAACAATATTTCTTGCTGGTGGAAGTCGCCAATAGGGTCCTGCCCGCCTTATGTCCGCTCACTAATGACCCCGAGAAACAG GTACGCGACGCAGCATTTAGGACTATAAAGGGCTTCCTTGGCAAATTAGAAAAGGTGTCAGACGATCCAAGCTTGAAAGAAGGAATGG AAGCGGACGTGCACACGGCGACGCCATCGCTCGGAAACGCGGCCGCTACGTGGGCCGGCTGGGCCGTCACCGCCGTCACGGCCAAGTTCTACCGTTCACACTCGGATACGGCGCGAGTCTCGCACTCCGTTAAATCGGCGCTGTCTAAACCCGGCTCGCTCG TCTCTCCCGCAGAGCAACCGTCGTCAAGCAGCCTCTCGACCACGACGTCATCGGTGACTTCCATGACGTCACTGGAGCGCAGCGAGTCCGCGTCAGACTACGATCCGGAACACTGGGACATGACGCAGTGGGGAGACATAGACTCCAGCGCTG CAACGTGCGCGAGCGTAAAGTCTGAGCCTAGCAGCGTCAGCGCGCATCAACACACGACTTTGGCCGCTCTCTGCGAAGACGAGTGGGGGAACGACGAGTGGGGCACGCTGCAGGAACAACCG ACCGCCGAAGAGGAACTGGCTAGTCCGTCTGAAACGTGGAGCAACACGCAATGGACCGACCCTGCGCTCAACAATGCAAACGCGACATACGTGCGGGGCGCGCGCGCCGAGCACCGGCCCGCCGCGCACCAGAATAGCGGCGACTCGCTCGGCGGCTGGGAGGACGGCGAGTTCGAGCCCATTGAGGAGAACGTGGACG AGAACAACGCGTCTAAAATGGACGAGATGCGGCGCAAGCGCGAAGAACGCAAGCTGCAACGGCAGCGTGAGATGGAGGCGCGACGCTCGGCGCGCGCACAGGGGCCCATGAAGCTTGGCAGCAAGCTGTCCGGGCCCGCGCCGCCCTTCTAG